From Zingiber officinale cultivar Zhangliang chromosome 5B, Zo_v1.1, whole genome shotgun sequence, the proteins below share one genomic window:
- the LOC121987452 gene encoding uncharacterized protein LOC121987452, whose protein sequence is MARVSAVEWLRGGSGRCCCSFKRITFVICCVNLVAALLVIHSFYTSFFFCPSSGLNRNYLADQTKKMEESIRIRREMGPLALVNAARMLRMKLSREEKKGCIQLSELVMHKLASEILQMLQGVDNTNVTEQQGWLSFSCLFELIDQLFS, encoded by the exons ATGGCGAGGGTCAGCGCGGTTGAGTGGTTGAGGGGCGGAAGCGGCAGATGCTGCTGTTCCTTCAAGCGGATCACCTTTGTGATTTGCTGCGTTAATCTGGTTGCCGCGCTCCTCGTGATTCATTCGTTCTACACTTCCTTCTTCTTCTGCCCTTCGTCTGGGCTCAACCGAAATTATCTCGCCG ATCAGACAAAGAAAATGGAAGAATCGATCCGGATACGAAGAGAAATGGGGCCTTTGGCTCTCGTTAATGCG GCGAGGATGCTCAGAATGAAGTTATCCAGAGAAGAGAAAAAGGGTTGTATTCAGTTGTCAGAACTGGTGATGCATAAGTTGGCCAGCGAGATTCTGCAGATGCTGCAAGGTGTCGACAATACTAACGTGACGGAACAACAGGGTTGGTTATCCTTTTCATGTTTATTTGAGCTTATTGATCAGTTATTTTCATGA